The window cCATGAGAATGTTTTAACTTATGCCTTACCAGCATAGGAGCCCAGATGACGCAgataaggaagaagaaaagacaGATTCCATTGCAAcatttggtcattttggtctGCTTGTCTCCTTGTTTGTGCTTTGCTCTATTCAAGACCGCATCGCATTTGACCAGGTACAAGCTTGCATTTATGTCTTCCAACTGAGGAGATAACCACATATCAGTCTCATACTCTTTTCTTACCCttcgttttattatttattgaatAAATGACTTTAAACTTTTCTCAaagaataagataaaaatCCCCACAGTAAAATCAGTGTACTCCATTGAGAACACACTCAAAATAATCAAACAAATAAATGCATGAATCAATGGGCACGGTGAAACTTAAATTCTTTGTcatgaattatttaaaatatatccAAGAAAGACCGAATCAAATAATTAATGCCAAGTAACGCCTCCTGATCAAATTCTAGAAATTCACTTTCGAAATTCAAAGAAACAGCGAGCATGATAGGAAATCATAACCATAACAGATCGTTGAGTGGTCCATGTTTATATTATGAACAAGTTGGAAGAAATGAGCAACAATAATGTATATCTAACATAATTGTCACGTATTGGATAGCTTGGAACATGCAAATTAGACACGGGAGaagaacaaataaaaaaggatGGTGGCTATAGGACTGTCACAACTTAAACCAGAACCTCAAGCCTCCTCAAATTGACATCAAAATTAAAGCTTATGAGACTTAATTCACATATTAAAAagtcagagagagagagagagagagagagacctttAGCCAGTCATACATAGTCAATGATGTGGTGGTGCATGACCAGTCAAGTACACATCTCAATTCATAAAGGAAGGGCAAAGCACGATAAAGCCTATAACCCAAGTAATTGACTCGAGAGACTTCACTTGTTAGAAACTGTCGATACAAGGTGCTCTGATGAGGGATCCCATACCGTACTTGTATGGCTTGAAGAGCTAAAGAAAGGGCCTTTGCAAGAAATATAGCACGGAGTGCTAACCATCCCGCCTGTTGCAAAGAAGGCCCCATTCGCCAAGCATACTTTGTGATTGTGTATGTAAAGAGAGTAAGGTTGAATAGATAGAAAATCACTTTGCAAGTGGCAAATGAACAGAGGTAGATGATCCGATCTAGCACAATCAGGAAAAAAATTACCTGCAAGATGAAGATCACTCCGTAAGAAACGTAAAAAGTAATAGAACCATATTTGTTGGAATGGACTGGACTCTGACTGAGGGTACATGAGCACAAGTCAGGGTTTACTGCATCCAACCTGTTTTATAAAACTTATGCAGAATGCGATATAAGTTAcaataatatatgtaatttttaagcaaaaagtaaCAGTCCAAAGCAAAACCAACCAACTGATTCACTACTGGACTGAGCAGGGTTCCTATCACTGCTCAATCACTCTAGCCATTTTTAAGACTCATGGCAGAATCTCATTAATTAGCTGTTGATATTCTATGGCGGCATTACCATTAAGATGAAAACAAACTCCTTTGGGAACTGATCCTCAAGCTGAGATACATCGAGAAACTCGCTCTTATTCTTCATGATTGACTGATAAAACATAGCCACTAGAAAAAACACTGTCAAATCTGCACCAAATATGTAGGCATACAAATCTATCTCTCGTTTGCCCCCGCCAATTACTGATAGTATCCTGTACGGAAATCTTATGTGGTCCACAAAACCCAATGCCTGTGCCGTGAGAATCTCCTTTGCCACATCAGCTGCAGGAGCTAAAGATCTATACCATTCAGCAGAGGCACAACCCTTAATAGGAGATGCATATATAACCTCGAAAACCGCCAAGGCCACATTTGGGCTTTCTGGGCTTCTCTCAATACTCTGAACATGGACGCGGCTGACAAATGGGCAGAGGTTTGGGTTTTTCTCGCTGCATCTCTGGTCATGGACTGTTCGGAGCAATTGGTTCACGGCGGATTCAATTCTCTCGGGTTGGATCCCATCATCAGGCCATGAACAGACATCCATGGAAACCTGAACAAAGTAGGGAGGAGATTCTGCTCCCTGTATCAGCGATTTCAAGTACCAAAAAAAGCTTCTGATTGCACCTTTCATGATAATTACAACTCGGTTCCGGAGTTCTTGATTTCTCTGAAGATGGACACCCCTTAAGCAATGTAATTCATTTGTAGACGCCCATTCACCATCCTTTGCTGTTATCGAGCTTTGAATGAGTGTGAACAAGTAGACAAGAAAGAGAGGCATTGTGCCCATTACAAAGGAGGACTTTATCTTATGCTGGGGAAATCCCAACTCCCGTAGCAGGCTGGTGTCTGAGCTCCAAACATGGTGCTGAATGACAATTTGGTAGAGATACTCGAGAAGAATATATACTTCAGTATAGATCAACATTATGATCCAGAAAACATAACTGGGTCCAGTGTTCACACATAAGGCATAGAAAAAGAGAGCAGCAAGATAGACCATCGAGAGAAGGCTGAAGTTCCAGAGGAACACTAGAACAAAGCAGCAGTAGCAGACCACATCGTTGTTTGACTGCATCTGGGCCCATATATGACTCAAGATTCTTCCTAACTGGAGACTTGCAGCATCTGAGCTTATATCAGATTGCACAGAGGATGATCGATTTATGGCCAAGTGCCTCCTCTGACTCTCCATCTCATCGTACTTCCCATCCTCGAGACACTTGTTCTCATTTAAGTCTGTCTCTTCGGGCTTGATGTTCAAGAAGTTTGCAAGGTTGTTAACTGCTTGGTTCCCTATAGACTGGACCTGAGAAACACCATCCCCAATAAGCTGAACTGCAGAAATAATCGGATTTTCCCGAGGGTGCTCTTTAACTCTCTCCTGTTTGTCCAACTTATGTTGATAAGTATCAGCCATGTCCTCTTCTATCTCAGTGATCTCACAATGGGGTGGACTTTCTGAAGTCGTACTACCTGGTGAATGGAATGATTCATACGAGCGAGCCATCTCCTCCTCTTTAGAAACATGCTCTACAATCTGTGAACCTGTTTCCCCTTTCTCGAGAGTCCTGGTATCTACATTTGGAGAAACTGCATTTCTCCTCCGAAGCCCTTTGTTATTCTCAGGAGAATTTTCTACACAATCTGCACTCAAGTTCGAATCATGAAGCTGTATTTGAAGGTTGAGCATCTCCGACTTCATTTTCTCTACTTGCATGTTTCTCTGTCTCTTCTTGTCCTCGACTTCTCGAATATGTTGCAACTGAGCAGTCTTCCATGCAGCCCTTTTTTCTTGTTCGCGTACAATTGCACCAATTTGCTCTGCTTCGAGGTAGCGAGACACATAATCAAACTCTTGCGAAGAGAACATGAAAGACTGGAGAGCGACAAGGATGAATATTACGATCTCCACCAGAGCTGATCTCGCAGTAATCCGAAATCCATAATCGTATTTATGAAACCCAATCACCTCAAATATGTAATTGATTGTGTCTCGCTTCCTTGCACTAAAGTCCCCGACAAAAGGAGACTGGTATGCAAGGGAAAGGACAATGATGGCAAAGTTGTACATGCGGAGGAACCTGAATACTTTGTTCCTCTTTTTGAGTATCTCCAGCCTCATTCGGAAGAAAACCAGAGCAAAGGCGAGATAACCAAGATGCAAGATATCATACTCAAGGGTCCCAGTGATTAAAACCAGAGCGAGGACAACATCCAGCAGATGGCAGTAACAGTAAAGCCTCAGGTAGTCGAGGATCGTCCACATGCTTTTGGTTTCGAATGAGAGGTCTCTCCAGACGAATATGTTCTTGCGCTGAGAGATTACCTGGCGGTAAGTGTGGGACCCTGAGAAGGTGGATAGGTGATCTGCGCGGAGCTTTAAGCAGGCACACATAAAGACTAAAAAGTAGCTGATAAGCACCCGAGAATCATCAACAATGAGACCTGCAGTGAAGGGCCCAGAGTTAACATGAATAGACATATAATGACAACATAAGCAGCATCCTGGTCATAAAAAGATAGAAGGACCATTCAAACTTAGTTTGACCCAAAGAATTGATGGTAGAAAAATAAGTTTATGATAGCACAAGAACTGCCGGACAATACTTAATGTATATTAGTTAGTGCACATTTCTTTTAAGTTTTAGCTTCATAGGAAACTCAGTATCTCATCACACTAGACAAGCAGGTTCTTGTTCCCTAGTACTCCCCGTTCTGGTTCCCTTTTTACTCCTTTTGTCTGTTCATTTTGCTCATTCGCCCAAGTATCATATGCGCATTGCTACTGTAGCTTACAGATGTGAGGGGGAAATCAATTAAAGGATGCAAATTTTCCATACAATGTAAGAATCAGGCAGAAGAGCTTTTAAATAATTGACGATCTGAAAAAAGTAAGGTTAGTCTCACCTAACCAACATCTTTCGCAAAAATGTAGGTACTTTGAGCTTTCTGGGCAGTCACGACAATGCGTATCAGCATCCCTCGGGATTACCAGGTCTGGAGACAGTGCATTTTTCCATATGGCAAAATATTCAAGGACAAGAATTGCAGCAAACAGGAAGACAAAAAGTGGCCACAGTTTTCGAATTAATGGGCGACTAAGAAGCACACAAACTGCAAGTAATGCAATATAGAGCATAGAGACGGCATTCAATAATGCAAAACTTGCCAGGAGAAGAGCGATCATGTTTATCTCGAGGCCAAAGAGGTTGAACATGTTCTCAATCCAAAACTTCAGGTACACCTTTATGATCGACTTTTGGACTTccaatctctctcttctcagAGTGAGGATCCTCTTCTTGTTCCACTTGTGACTCTCTCGACTGCTTCCCCAGAAGTATCTAAGGGATTTTCTAATGCCCAATACGTCACTTGATGCCCGAATGTTGCTAGAGGCTGAAGATAGTGATGAGTTACTAGTGACTCCCTCCCACCTGCTTTCTCCATTAGGAATAGAAATATTGGTGAAGCTTTCTTCAGAAGACAGAAACAATGGGCAAGGCTCTTCCCACTTTTCTTTGCTCGACATGGTGGATGGAATCTTCTCAAGCCAGCGAAAGACATTGTATTGAAGTGTACATGCAGCTATTACAAGCACCTTACCCCTTAGGCCTAATTCAAGACCCCAAAAGCCAGAACCAAACTGCTGGAAGCCCAGAAGTGCTGCTAAGTAGGAGTGCTTCTGTCCAGGAAACATCCCAGCCTGCATCCCCCACATCTGAAACAGATACTCTGTTACAACTAAAATCCCTGTATAAACAAGGAACAACTTTGATGGGACCCGGGAAGATTTAGGTAACAGAGGACAAATGACCACCCCAACTAAATACAGAAACCCAGAAAGGCTTATTGGAGACAGAGAAGCATAAAACAACACCATATATAGTATCTTGTTACTGTGCCAAATCAACAGCCTTTTGATGAATCCGAGCGGGCCTGACTCAAGCTTCGGGTCATCTATTTGGCTGTATTTGCTCTGCCTCCTCTCATAGCTATACAGCTGCATCACCACCATTACTGCCAGAGACTGCCAGACGTTTACAAACAAGGAAGCTTCCGAGTCGTAACCCAAGTTAAATTGCAGATCAAGCAAACCTGAGAGCCACTTTTCAAAGATTGAGAAGGTGTTCAAGCAGTAGATGAAGATGAAAACAGCAACTGAGTAGGCTTTGATCGGAAACCAGAGGTGTCGCTCTGTCTTCTCAACTAGTTGTCTTCCTGTTATCCAAATTAGGAGGATGAAGATGTAGCCGAAGGAGATGTAGTTTGGCTCCACAAGGTACACCGTGAGGAGAATGGTCAAAAAGGCAATGTAAGTCCCACATGATCGATAGATGGACAGGAACTTCTGCCCAATTGCACTGAGAAATACAGCAATCCTCCTCTCTGAAATAAAAGATCACAGTAATTAGTGGCAACAAGTACTGTTTCGTTCCAACAGTTACatgatattaattatttgcTTGAATTGAATAATCTAGTATATCATGCGTAGCTACGGCAAAATACAGGCAGTTATTAAGAAGAACTTAACAGGTGAAGTTCCTACAAGTTAGTTGAGCAAGATAAAATGTTCAGGAAGGGAGGAGCAGGGAGCGTGTAGGGGACccgtaaaaaaaatttaattaattaaaaaatacaacaaTCATCACTaaggaaatttaaaaaataaaaaataaaaaaagacacGTACTTGAGGATATAGTTTTTATTTCATGTTTAAATCTCTTTAAGAAATTCTCTCCACCCTTTTCTCCTCCTTTACTTATGACAGTATCCAccaaatatcatatatatgtttttcatttttccagCCATAAATTTTTCATACTAAATTTGTAGCTTTTAAAAATACGACCAAAGGCTAATAATAAGCTTTGTTGAAATGGTTCGCAAAAAAGATCTAAAGAAAATGAATGCAATAATTAGATTTCATCCCAGTAAAACTATACCTGAGGAAGAACTTCCACAGCTGCTTTTGCTGTTTCGAGATGCATACACCGATAACAACACGGATTTGTTCAAGCCAGCTTTCAAAATGCTAAATCCAATCGGAGGGCTAGGAGAGTGCTGTATGATTGCCGACAATGAAAATAGCATATCGAAACCATGATTATGGATAGCACAGAAGCAAGCCAGCAAAGCTATTTCTACAAACTCCCAACTATCACATTCTAGAAGACCTGCATCAGTTTCGTCACAAGGTATCAGAATATTTTAGAAGACAGTAGCATATATAAGTCTAAATCGCATTCAGTAACAGTTAACGCTCCTGCAAGCATTATAAACTCATTAGAGCTGATCATTCACGTCGTTTCAGAGCCTGGTTTGAGTATATATGCCTGTGCGTTGTCtttaattaagaataattCCACGTATTGGTCCCTTATCAGTGTTCCAGTCCATGAAGGGaagtataaaataataaagagtAAATCAATCCTTCATCTAACAAAGTTATCCTTTTCACAATCCACTGGTTTTCCTAGATTTCACAGTTAGGATATGAGTATGCCAGATGTTTGAATATCATGTGAACTTAGATCATGCATCTCCATCCTAGGTTATGAGTCACCAAAGCCGAACAGACTGGACCTTATCAGTTTCTGCAGCAGCAAACTGAGATCAACCATGTGGTCCCATCAAGGTCTATATACATTCGCCAATATGCAAAACTAGGTCAGAACTGGCTCAATCAATCACCGAACAGCGAACAGTATAAACCGCGTAGCCTTTCAGTGAGTGCGAtgtgaataataaaattttgtttatACTTCATCTTATTTGGTGCAGTTTCCCATAGATTAGTAGCAGCCACAGAACCCAGGGGGGAACCCTCATCATCTAGCTTTGAGATTATAAAACATGCATCCTGATCTCAACTTTAAGTGATCACTTGATAAACGAAAATACTATTCatttctaatatttatttgaaagagAATCAACACACCTAACTGCAAAAGAATTTCCCGACTAAGTGATCCCTCTTTCTCCAGTGCTTCAGAGATCAAACTGATTCGAAGAACATATATCAAGGCAAAGTGAGCCTCGCAGAGGAGAATCAGGCTTTGACGGATCTGTCTATTGATGTCGTGGCTCAAAAGATAAATCAGGAAAAAGAGCACTGCCACATAGATCAAGAAAAGGCCCAAATCAATCAATTTATATGTAAAAGAAAGTGGGGAAAACACTTAGTTTAACTTCCAGAATCTCATGGACATAAGAAAAAGTGAAGTTCCAGAAAATGTACTGTAAACAGCATGGATGAAGCCAGGTTTCATTGCTATGAGGAATATCAGAGCCAAAGTAATGGCTCGAGAGCATTTCCTTAGTCCCCAAGCAACAGTAGCCACGATCAGCACTTTGGTGTCATTTTCCACTGCGATGAGTAATTGAGTAAAGCATGGTTCAATTTTTGAACTCCAGGATTTTAGATGACACCggaataaagaaaaaacataGGAAGAAACTGTTTTCAGGCAAAACATTAAGTTGGAGGTAGAGGTAGACCTCAAAAAGAAACCTTTTAAGGAACCCCAGAACGGAATTAGAGAAAACAGATCAAAAGGAACAGAGCCCCCTCACAAAGCCATGTTAGGTAATTATCATCTTCAAAAGCTTAGCTTGGCAAAGAGGTGCAGCAATACATATCAAAAGTGGTTCAACAAAAAATACTTCAATAATGTCCATAGAAAATACTCCATGCAAGCATTTTGTTCCAATAAATCACAACAAAGCAAAGCCAGACAATAACAAAAGTAAATCCATCATATAAAACAATCTCTCTTACTATGTCCCATTACCTTCTCCAAAAGATCCTTCATCAATAGGTTGCCCATACTCTTCAGACAAGCACAGGAAAACAGAGTTGTTCACCAGATTTCCCATGGCAACAAGGACCCCAAGACAAAATTGAGCAAGGAGAAAAAATCCGGGTATGGGATAATGCCACAATCCAACCATTTCCCATATATCCATATCCTGCATATATGTTTTCAACAACTTAACACTTATTTCTTTCGTTTGGCCGGAACTCCTTATGGTTCCCTAGCCTACGAATAGCCAGTAAGGTCAAGCCCCTTAGCAAAATCCATGTGGGTGGCCACACCTCATGAAATGAGAGATAGGAGTCAGAGCAGGAGACAAAGTCACCAGAACTCTATCCACTCCATTGAGCATTAGGCCAACCAGGGGACTTTACTAAAAACGACAAGTTAAAGATAAAAACAGAATAGTGAGATACCTTCCCGAGTTTCCATTTTAAGAATGAGAATGCAACGTTGAAGATATATGTTCCCAGGGCCCATAACAGGATGAAGACCAACAAGAGCCCATTTAGGCGGTGCAAACGGAATAAAGAAGGGAAGGCGTATATGTTATATCCAACATAGGCAAGTAATCCAAAGGCGCAGATGCTTGCAAAGTGAAAACTCCAAAACGAGAGAGCAAACAGAGACACCTGTCACTTTCACCAGTGAAAATTAATGGTAAACCAATAAATTATACAAGAATGCATATACGTGTGTATTTTAAATGGGACTATAAATGGTAAGCATCTACAATCTGAAAATCCTAATACAGGATAC of the Punica granatum isolate Tunisia-2019 chromosome 6, ASM765513v2, whole genome shotgun sequence genome contains:
- the LOC116211046 gene encoding piezo-type mechanosensitive ion channel homolog isoform X1 yields the protein MGSSLVGFLLPLLLLAAGLVNWSLIGLIDLIAFLVFQFSASNLGFHYRRRSLLLWSTIIFSLLVILCQSTFLVLWATHGDNWSAAETWWAKLFGFMIVYSWRSPIVIYFLVIQLLAVFVALFEIYWGRFYLVTWQVSGWGNFFSIIEQLGYRTRNACCLLLPAVQLVVGISHPSWISLPFFIGSCVGLVDWSLTSNFLGLFRWWRALQLYAGVNIGLLYMYQLPAEFLDVFRWIADFIGLYWISPKSEWPMISSGISLVLFYIMLSCVKCTLEEMECILSSESHLTEQLLPSKYSFFIRESRSGVRHTNMLLRGSVFRTFSINFFTYGFPVSLFALSFWSFHFASICAFGLLAYVGYNIYAFPSLFRLHRLNGLLLVFILLWALGTYIFNVAFSFLKWKLGKDMDIWEMVGLWHYPIPGFFLLAQFCLGVLVAMGNLVNNSVFLCLSEEYGQPIDEGSFGEVENDTKVLIVATVAWGLRKCSRAITLALIFLIAMKPGFIHAVYMLFFLIYLLSHDINRQIRQSLILLCEAHFALIYVLRISLISEALEKEGSLSREILLQLGLLECDSWEFVEIALLACFCAIHNHGFDMLFSLSAIIQHSPSPPIGFSILKAGLNKSVLLSVYASRNSKSSCGSSSSERRIAVFLSAIGQKFLSIYRSCGTYIAFLTILLTVYLVEPNYISFGYIFILLIWITGRQLVEKTERHLWFPIKAYSVAVFIFIYCLNTFSIFEKWLSGLLDLQFNLGYDSEASLFVNVWQSLAVMVVMQLYSYERRQSKYSQIDDPKLESGPLGFIKRLLIWHSNKILYMVLFYASLSPISLSGFLYLVGVVICPLLPKSSRVPSKLFLVYTGILVVTEYLFQMWGMQAGMFPGQKHSYLAALLGFQQFGSGFWGLELGLRGKVLVIAACTLQYNVFRWLEKIPSTMSSKEKWEEPCPLFLSSEESFTNISIPNGESRWEGVTSNSSLSSASSNIRASSDVLGIRKSLRYFWGSSRESHKWNKKRILTLRRERLEVQKSIIKVYLKFWIENMFNLFGLEINMIALLLASFALLNAVSMLYIALLAVCVLLSRPLIRKLWPLFVFLFAAILVLEYFAIWKNALSPDLVIPRDADTHCRDCPESSKYLHFCERCWLGLIVDDSRVLISYFLVFMCACLKLRADHLSTFSGSHTYRQVISQRKNIFVWRDLSFETKSMWTILDYLRLYCYCHLLDVVLALVLITGTLEYDILHLGYLAFALVFFRMRLEILKKRNKVFRFLRMYNFAIIVLSLAYQSPFVGDFSARKRDTINYIFEVIGFHKYDYGFRITARSALVEIVIFILVALQSFMFSSQEFDYVSRYLEAEQIGAIVREQEKRAAWKTAQLQHIREVEDKKRQRNMQVEKMKSEMLNLQIQLHDSNLSADCVENSPENNKGLRRRNAVSPNVDTRTLEKGETGSQIVEHVSKEEEMARSYESFHSPGSTTSESPPHCEITEIEEDMADTYQHKLDKQERVKEHPRENPIISAVQLIGDGVSQVQSIGNQAVNNLANFLNIKPEETDLNENKCLEDGKYDEMESQRRHLAINRSSSVQSDISSDAASLQLGRILSHIWAQMQSNNDVVCYCCFVLVFLWNFSLLSMVYLAALFFYALCVNTGPSYVFWIIMLIYTEVYILLEYLYQIVIQHHVWSSDTSLLRELGFPQHKIKSSFVMGTMPLFLVYLFTLIQSSITAKDGEWASTNELHCLRGVHLQRNQELRNRVVIIMKGAIRSFFWYLKSLIQGAESPPYFVQVSMDVCSWPDDGIQPERIESAVNQLLRTVHDQRCSEKNPNLCPFVSRVHVQSIERSPESPNVALAVFEVIYASPIKGCASAEWYRSLAPAADVAKEILTAQALGFVDHIRFPYRILSVIGGGKREIDLYAYIFGADLTVFFLVAMFYQSIMKNKSEFLDVSQLEDQFPKEFVFILMVIFFLIVLDRIIYLCSFATCKVIFYLFNLTLFTYTITKYAWRMGPSLQQAGWLALRAIFLAKALSLALQAIQVRYGIPHQSTLYRQFLTSEVSRVNYLGYRLYRALPFLYELRCVLDWSCTTTSLTMYDWLKLEDINASLYLVKCDAVLNRAKHKQGDKQTKMTKCCNGICLFFFLICVIWAPMLMYSSGNPTNIANPIKDASVQVDIRTVAGKLTLYQTTLCEKLPWGNLSSNLDHDLDPKGYLDTFDKNDIQLICCQSDASSLWLVPEVVRLRFVQSLQWDPDMGISFSWVLNRDRPKGKELVRYDRPVSTEDLPQRWDVMEVLNGSHNSFRIYNVYPRYFRVTGSGEVRPLEQEVNAVSTDLVLNHGEFQWWSFHDINSSDVSGCEGLTGPMAIIVSEETPPQGILGDTLSKFSIWGLYITFVLAVGRFIRLQCSDLRMRIPYENLPSCDRLIAICEDIYSARAEGELGVEEVLYWTLVKIYRSPHMLLEYTKAD
- the LOC116211046 gene encoding piezo-type mechanosensitive ion channel homolog isoform X2 is translated as MGSSLVGFLLPLLLLAAGLVNWSLIGLIDLIAFLVFQFSASNLGFHYRRRSLLLWSTIIFSLLVILCQSTFLVLWATHGDNWSAAETWWAKLFGFMIVYSWRSPIVIYFLVIQLLAVFVALFEIYWGRFYLVTWQVSGWGNFFSIIEQLGYRTRNACCLLLPAVQLVVGISHPSWISLPFFIGSCVGLVDWSLTSNFLGLFRWWRALQLYAGVNIGLLYMYQLPAEFLDVFRWIADFIGLYWISPKSEWPMISSGISLVLFYIMLSCVKCTLEEMECILSSESHLTEQLLPSKYSFFIRESRSGVRHTNMLLRGSVFRTFSINFFTYGFPVSLFALSFWSFHFASICAFGLLAYVGYNIYAFPSLFRLHRLNGLLLVFILLWALGTYIFNVAFSFLKWKLGKDMDIWEMVGLWHYPIPGFFLLAQFCLGVLVAMGNLVNNSVFLCLSEEYGQPIDEGSFGEVENDTKVLIVATVAWGLRKCSRAITLALIFLIAMKPGFIHAVYMLFFLIYLLSHDINRQIRQSLILLCEAHFALIYVLRISLISEALEKEGSLSREILLQLGLLECDSWEFVEIALLACFCAIHNHGFDMLFSLSAIIQHSPSPPIGFSILKAGLNKSVLLSVYASRNSKSSCGSSSSERRIAVFLSAIGQKFLSIYRSCGTYIAFLTILLTVYLVEPNYISFGYIFILLIWITGRQLVEKTERHLWFPIKAYSVAVFIFIYCLNTFSIFEKWLSGLLDLQFNLGYDSEASLFVNVWQSLAVMVVMQLYSYERRQSKYSQIDDPKLESGPLGFIKRLLIWHSNKILYMVLFYASLSPISLSGFLYLVGVVICPLLPKSSRVPSKLFLVYTGILVVTEYLFQMWGMQAGMFPGQKHSYLAALLGFQQFGSGFWGLELGLRGKVLVIAACTLQYNVFRWLEKIPSTMSSKEKWEEPCPLFLSSEESFTNISIPNGESRWEGVTSNSSLSSASSNIRASSDVLGIRKSLRYFWGSSRESHKWNKKRILTLRRERLEVQKSIIKVYLKFWIENMFNLFGLEINMIALLLASFALLNAVSMLYIALLAVCVLLSRPLIRKLWPLFVFLFAAILVLEYFAIWKNALSPDLVIPRDADTHCRDCPESSKYLHFCERCWLGLIVDDSRVLISYFLVFMCACLKLRADHLSTFSGSHTYRQVISQRKNIFVWRDLSFETKSMWTILDYLRLYCYCHLLDVVLALVLITGTLEYDILHLGYLAFALVFFRMRLEILKKRNKVFRFLRMYNFAIIVLSLAYQSPFVGDFSARKRDTINYIFEVIGFHKYDYGFRITARSALVEIVIFILVALQSFMFSSQEFDYVSRYLEAEQIGAIVREQEKRAAWKTAQLQHIREVEDKKRQRNMQVEKMKSEMLNLQIQLHDSNLSADCVENSPENNKGLRRRNAVSPNVDTRTLEKGETGSQIVEHVSKEEEMARSYESFHSPGSTTSESPPHCEITEIEEDMADTYQHKLDKQERVKEHPRENPIISAVQLIGDGVSQVQSIGNQAVNNLANFLNIKPEETDLNENKCLEDGKYDEMESQRRHLAINRSSSVQSDISSDAASLQLGRILSHIWAQMQSNNDVVCYCCFVLVFLWNFSLLSMVYLAALFFYALCVNTGPSYVFWIIMLIYTEVYILLEYLYQIVIQHHVWSSDTSLLRELGFPQHKIKSSFVMGTMPLFLVYLFTLIQSSITAKDGEWASTNELHCLRGVHLQRNQELRNRVVIIMKGAIRSFFWYLKSLIQGAESPPYFVQVSMDVCSWPDDGIQPERIESAVNQLLRTVHDQRCSEKNPNLCPFVSRVHVQSIERSPESPNVALAVFEVIYASPIKGCASAEWYRSLAPAADVAKEILTAQALGFVDHIRFPYRILSVIGGGKREIDLYAYIFGADLTVFFLVAMFYQSIMKNKSEFLDVSQLEDQFPKEFVFILMVIFFLIVLDRIIYLCSFATCKVIFYLFNLTLFTYTITKYAWRMGPSLQQAGWLALRAIFLAKALSLALQAIQVRYGIPHQSTLYRQFLTSEVSRVNYLGYRLYRALPFLYELRCVLDWSCTTTSLTMYDWLKLEDINASLYLVKCDAVLNRAKHKQGDKQTKMTKCCNGICLFFFLICVIWAPMLMYSSGNPTNIANPIKDASVQVDIRTVAGKLTLYQTTLCEKLPWGNLSSNLDHDLDPKGYLDTFDKNDIQLICCQSDASSLWLVPEVVRLRFVQSLQWDPDMGISFSWVLNRDRPKGKELVRYDRPVSTEDLPQRWDVMEVLNGSHNSFRIYNVYPRYFRVTGSGEVRPLEQERVFLETRLASSVSGVSTLPLCSQSAVLSGFNVLT